The Spodoptera frugiperda isolate SF20-4 chromosome 25, AGI-APGP_CSIRO_Sfru_2.0, whole genome shotgun sequence genome includes the window TTAATACTTAACactattttttttcctttatgaGTAGGTACAAAATACCCTCTGTTAAGAAAATCTCCagtattttgtacaaaataatagttCTACTATAAAGCTAAGATATATTGGTTTgctatttatttgattttgtgtttgtatatgTGACAATTTATTCAATAGTACACGATTTTTCTCAAGTGGTTGTAGATGCATCACAGCACAAACCAGTTAAACATAAAAAGGAAAGAGTGCTTATACATATAGCGGAACAaagattatattatgttatgaaatGTGTTACACCCTGTTATTGTAACAAATTCAGCTTCTTGTTCTAATTTTTACCTAACCTAATTGATGCTCAgcgtattaaaaataaatattcattcagggtagatcaaaaataaatagcatgCGCGAATATTTAGCAATACATTTTGTGGAAAAGCTTGAATATTTGGTTCTAATGTGACTTCTGTTTGTTTAATCAATGGAGACATTCTTGCGTGATACATtactaattatgtatgtaattctaAGTTAATATATGTAACAAACAACATCTAACTTTCcactcatttttatattattgtatcaTCACTTGACATGTCACAATCTTGTATTGTGTATCACATTCATTTAATGACATAACTTTAACAAGATTTGGTTGGTTGACTTTCATAAAAGTGCAACAATTATTCTTCAATATGAGTCTTTGCTTGTGACATCACTTTTCTAATACCTCAGAAATAAGCAGAAAATCAGTCAGGCAGTTTTTTATAGCATACTTGGACTgctactaataattttattttaatgtaagcaAAATACCaatcaataaatacaatgttAGTTTGGCTATGTCGATGAGGTTGGTTAATTATGGCTatcgattttaaaaatattttatcatatttgtAGTAACTTACTTGATTGACAGGTTACACACAAAAATTTGATTAGATTATGACAAGTTAGCAGGGTAAATAGTAACTGTTACTAAAGAACTCAAGAAAACACCCAGGTCTAGTGCAACcaattaaatttattacaatCTATATGCAAAATGATTGATAATGTACATTGTTGTTAGAATTTCATTATCGGCAAGAATTACTCAGCATCCCTACACACAGTTCATTGCAAATAGTAAGGGTAGTATGTTATTGCTATTTGATGATTTGATGTTGTTAGAGGTGTAGTGATAGTAAGCGGAGTTAAACAATTCCTTTACTTACTCGATAGTAATTTTTTCGTGGGAAATGTTAACaaaagtaaccctgtttgtcttgaggttacgcttacacgaatgttttttatggaatataacaatgaaaaaatgtattttttattgataggtaatatataggaaattaaaggataataatataggtaaccttggctacttttcatcataattataaaattatgaatggCCCTGGtctctatggaatacatatctttaaaaatactaacagtaacatattctcaagtaatttacattttacatgacatacggcagcattttgaccaccaaccactaacataaccacgcggacgaagtcgcgggcaaaagctagtttgtattaaaaacaataagtataattttaatgtacatatatcgtcttttttattatttgacaaGATGATGGTCTTATCTCGTATTGGCAAgacttgaaaataattaattattaagtgtgcaataaattaaaaaacataataaactatcgattattataatttgattctGTCAATATCTACTTAAGTTCTTATAATAAATCTCACATTTATCAACATGtaggtaattattgtaaattaatctatacattataataaatctgtagaaggatCAATTCTGTACccacattgaaaaaataaatagcagggggtgttactggatcgataccaaacccaaatatgtgattaaaatatttttgactgtctgtctgtctgtttgcctgtatgtaagtatgtatgttcaggcatcacacgaaaactaacggttcgattgcgatgaaacttggtataattataccttattatcctgggcataaaatgggatactttttatcctggaaaaatcttaatttttcagttttatccaTAGACGTTGTTCTGTAGAACCGCGAACACACGTTGCGTTACCCGCAGTGGATTCAGCGCCGTAACCTGTAGCTAAGCTCTCAATTAACTTTCTGTTGCATTGTCACGATCactttatttttgcaaacttttCGTCACTCTCAGTAATTTACCACATGCTACTTATCAAGGTCGGAATTACTATGAAAAAATACCACAGAACGCGacctcaacagcagtagctaaTAGAAGGATCTCCTTAATTAGTATGGgtctagccgtatttgggtccaatagatatttgtaagatgtcattgtcagagttactccaaatggagaaataaaacgtCTACGCGAAGACCGACCGAGTCGCGGCGGAAGCtagtacaaattaaaaattaacatttaaatatattttctatttatctgTCAATTCGAGttaatttatttccaatatAGTTCTTCAAATTTTAAATTGCGTCAATATATGACATTGTGTGTCTCTTACCCTCTCAATTTGAAATTAAGTACAACCCAATGGCTTCGCAAGTGTAGATGTTAGAAAATTTGCCTCGAATTGTTCTCAACCCTATAGAAGTTTATACCTACAGTTGAGAGTGCGCCAGGCCTGGTCAGGCATAGttatttttcaaagtaaattGGCAATGTCccttgatttaaaaataagattcaGTGCAGGCTAACTACGGGTATAACCTATAGGTCTTGTAAACACATGCACGCCCACTGAATTAGCTCATGTgcggaaattatttattttgttgtgaatCTGTAACTATTGGTTTAGAACATGATTCTGTTTGgtgttatgtttatgtaaatgatTTATTGCGTTCATTAAAAGAGCAAGACCTGTAGGCAGGCAATATTTCTCTGTGTtgatgtttattgaattttgtttataattgcaTTAGGATAGCTAATGTTATTTGCTTGGcgcatatttattttgttctcagCCGGTCCAAGCAAAGCCAAGAAAGCGGACTGCGTCAAAGTTGACGGCCACTGCGAAAACTGTATCCAGCGGGAACTCAGGTTTGCAATGATGAGATTCTTCTTCATATTACTTGTTCGCatgatattatttaagaaatagTAGCGCTGTGTTATTTTTCCGGGAGTACAGTTTGACACGGTGATGTATGAGAGTGGTATTGAATCGGCGAGTGTTTTTATGCGAAGCGCATTCTGATTacgatttataatttttaatagtgGAGAAGCGAATTTAtagtaatatataattaatattgtttaccacttaaattttgcttgcattatgcaaaattatttaaatccaaGAAGACCTCGTGATCGCGAAAACTAATCATCTAGTATACTGATTAATATGCAAACAAAGAGCTTAATGGTTAAATAGCACGCGGGCTTCAAGTAATATGCTGTAATGCTGTGCGATGTAACAagtaagaaaaaagtaaaatatttttaacaacacGTGAGTAAACCACCATTTGTGTACTTAATATTGACGTTTATCGAAACGAGTAAATGCCAAGTAAGTTGCTAagcctaataaaatataacatccTGGCTATAATTCTAGCACTATTTGCAACATTCACTGACATCGGATTAAGGAAAAGTTGAAATATCGGTTTTTAAATTGTGAACttgttaacttaaaaataaagtaattacatTGATATATAGGATTCTGCACAGCGATTCTAATTGTCGAAATAATGACCCTGCGGTTTCATAATTAGATCATAATAAATCCTTTGTTGTTCTGATATTcgcaatataaaaatagttgctATACGCTAATATATAACTGTATACCAAGCTAATGCATGAGATATATTAGTAACCAATCAAATTATATGTCTAGGGCTGAGCTGTACCGCCAGGAGTTGCAGAAGTTGGAGTTTGAATATGAATACCAGTCCTACATATTCGAGAAAATGTCTGCAGAACTACTCAACCAGCTTAACCAAGCGCCTATGTTTACTTCTGTGAGTGTttttcatatacatacacaGTGCCATGTCCATCGACCTGATAAGAAAAGGCGGTTTCATAGGCGAAAATGGCACCAGAACCCGCGAAATTGGCACCAGGATGCGCGAAATTTACATCAGGATGCGCGAAATGTCCACCAGGATGCTCGAAATTGGCACCCTGGTCCCAATTTCCAGTATTCTAGTGACGCGTATTCTGGTGCgtggcaataaaaatataatacactaTAGGATTTTAAGTAGATACTCTGGTTTCTTCTTTTTTCTAGCAGAGGAAAATATATCGCaattttttgtttgctttttaaCATGACTTATCATGGATATgggaaataatatttatatttggcggcgctgatcgcttaccatcaggtgattcagtGGCTAgttttgccacctattccataaaaaaaattgctttattttatttacctttattttttgtttttatacatttttttaatgacaatAACATCCTATCTACGTGAAAACTtctcataatacatattaaccAAGTCGTATAGTCGAATATCAGGTACGTACCTACTGTGTTACTCCTCCATCTCGATCATCAGATCTACTctgatatattataaaattctttacattaattaataaataaataaaattttagtggtttaaaatatacaatgaaaaaattaattaactttcaaAAGTTAGGGGGTTTTCCCCGGGATTCCATCATTAAATCTTGAACTGGTATGACCTGAATATGAGATAGAACCCCTTGTGTAAcatttcgaacaaaaaaaagtattttgataATCGATCCACATTTGGCGGTATAGTCGTTGAAcacttaaatatcaattataggataattgattttttatgtgTACATGAACCTCGTCAGTCGGCAAAACCAAGATACAACAAACAAATGTGTAattgacaattattataatgtcacAAAATCTTCTTATTTTTGGATTAGCTGGATTATTTTGATTTGTAGTTCTTACTAGCGGAGATACAACTATCCCCAAAAATGGAATGAAAACTAACTaaacttaaaaccaaaataaagaaaagtcataattatttatttgaaatagactATGCacaggcacttttgaacgtcaaactaaatataataatattaccaatgtctgtcggtcagtcctctagggTAGCTATTTCATACGAGTACCGTACAAAATCAGTTTGAACTTGAACcgttttgtgagtgagattaGTCATCAGAGAATAAtttgttgatttaaaaaatctatttacatgGATACAATGAATAGGTATTCCATTGCTAGGTAATTCCCGCCCGATAATCGTATCTTCGAGAAGCTCTCCATCTAAATGGACCTTAGTGTCAATGTCTGTTGTAATGAATACTacttaaagtattatttaagtCCCATTTTAAGCTCGcaagtttataaattataacataatatctattttttttactatcgTTTATTTTGTTGCTTGCTTACGACACTACAGTGGATCATAAAGAAATGACAATACCAGAATCTGACTCATTCTGTATATCATTGTACAAGAAAtgcataattatgaaaattcgTCTGTTTCACCAACCACTCCTAAAGCATCTCTGAACTAAACGTTGAATAGCGTGAAGTACTGCCTAAACCTACCCCTTATTGGTACTGTTAAAACAATTAACTGCCGAAagtaaactgttgaaggcaaattgaACGTCGAAACCACAAGGCCTAAAAGTTTTAAGAGTTATCCATTAATATGTCAGTAATGGTTTAGTACATTTGGCATtcctgtacaatatattatttggtGGGTCAGAGTTCTATAGCTTCTGGCATTGTTCTTTATGCGCCATGGAAGAAACCAAAGTACTGTTTTATATCAGTTTGATAAAGGACAGATGTGTAGAAAACATTCTTTGCGATACTCAGTGCCGCAAAAAAGGAATGATGTGATGTTGTGTTGAAGCTGTCGGAAAAACTCCTTAATCtaaacttttattgaaaataaaagctaATGAGATACTGTAGTCTCTATAAAAGATCTTCACATCCTAACCGACATTCCACGGAGATTAATTGTCGACTTAATTGTAATATCTTTATTGTGTATTGTAATCGAAAATTAGAAGTTAACATTCTTAGCATTAGCATTATTTAACATTACCTTTAAGAAGCTCGATAGAAAGAGATGTAGACGATTTCAACGCTTTCCTAGTTTTAAAggaatattcttaaaaaacttTCGAATTCCTGGGCGACCTTTGAATTTGTACAGATGCGTCCttatttcagtatttaaattaaatcaaagctTACGTGATTTATTTCTGTCTACATCGTTATTCATTATATTCCCGTAATAAATCTGTATTCTTACTGTGATAACTAATTATGGAAAAAACGTATTTAATTCGAGAGCATGCCGACTATATAATGTTAATGGTCTTATGAATAACGGTAATAATAATACCCTTATAGATAATTATAGCCTAACATTtcctaaatttaaaaatgtcataCACGATTGTTTGGTTCCTCTCAACATTTGAGAATCTTTGGTCAGATACAACtgtttttaatacttaaaaattgtttattttttcatacatgTTTAAACACTGTTCTTAACGCGAATGTATAGTTTAAGTGTGGAAACTGTATTGGATAAAGTATTggcttttatttaaaattaaaatatttgcactACGTAATCATAAACAATATGTActtacagtactctcaacggatcttggcaggtctgaactacgtgcagaaggctgcgcaataagtgtaaagggtcaattgtacatatttagaaatggtcaatctctagcctagatcgccgccccccgcacctcgcctcatgccaccatttggttctaaaaaagacttattgcgcagccttctgcacgtagttcagacctgccaagatccgttgagagtactgtactaTACTATAacttagaagaaaaataaattaaaaaataataaaataaaaatgatctcATTTAGGCGttgaagtactcgtccgcatcattGTATTAtatcattgtattgtattatagtgTTGGCTATGTGATTGTAATTAGTTGTCATATCATTAAAATACCTGTGTgtttctcaaataaaataaaataaaattttaggtaGATTTGATTTTGCTTTCCGCGATCTTAATTTTACTGCTAGTATAAAGTGCTTCAGCATGCTTACAAACTAAATGGTTTCATGGTGTAAAGCTCAAATAACATTTCCCTACTTATACGAATATCTGGTgttttcatatacatattacTTAACGTGTCAGGATCTATGATTACCTCAATGACAAGGACTTTGTTCACTTCGGCACCCCCAGGCCAGTAATTTGGAGCCTAGATTGTTCCAAATCTCGTTACTAAATCTTCATTACCTAATAACCTATGCAACTTCAAAATGCCGCAATGTAAAGTATTCACTTACGCAGACGACACGGCGATAGTGTTCAAACTGACTGAAATATTTGTGAGTACCTGGAGACATGACTGTAGAAAGcctcattattattaaatggtttCACGGTGTAAAGCTCAAACAACTGCCGCAATGTAAAGTATTCACTTACGCAGACGACACGGCGATAGTGGTCAAACTGATTGAAATATTTGTGAGTACCTGGAGACATGACTGTAGAAAGcctcattattattaaatggtttCAAGGTGTAAAGCTCAAACAACTGCCACAATGTAAAGTATTCACTTACGCAGACGACACGGCGATAGTGGTCAAACTGATTGAAATATTTGTGAGTACCTGGAGACATGACTGTAGAAAGcctcattattattaaatggtttCACGGTGTAAAGCTCAAACAACTGCCACAATGTAAAGTATTCACTTACGCAGACGACACGGCGATAGTGGTCAAACTGATTGAAATAGCCTCTGATTGAAATATTTGTGCCGCAATGAGTACCTGGAGACAAGACTAGAAAGcctcattattataaaatggttTCATGGTATAAAGCTCAAACAACATTTCCCTACTTATACGAATACCTGGTGTACTCATATATTACTTGGGAAAACATACTTAACGTGTCAGGATCTATGATTAGCTCAGTAACAAGGACTTTGTTCACTTCGGCACCCTCAGGTCAGTAATTTGGGGCCTAGATTGTTCCAAATCTTCGTTAATAACCTATGCAACTTCAAAATGCCACAATGTAAAGTATTCACTTCCGCAGACGACACGGCGATAGTGGTGGATGGATCTACATCAACATGGGTTTGTGTTAAGTGCGGTAACTGCAGCAGTCTGCACTGAGTGCGCTGATGACATGGCTAAAATCTAACCTACTAACGCTATATCTTCATGACTTCGTGAAAACCCTTTTGATATAAGATAATAACTCACTTTCAGACACTTTCTCAATTACTGTTCACTCTTGTCGGGGTCTCTGCAGTATCACCAGCATCGTCTCGCGTCAGTGTTTCGGCAGTtattaattgtaacaaaatgaATTCTGCGAATAAAGGTCTCTTGTATACTTTTTTACCCTGTTACAATTAAATGTTGCCGAAACACTGATGCAGACGATAACCAGCCTTCAATGCAAGGACGAACAACAAAACCACTTTTCAGAGATTTGTAATGGTGCGCAACGGAAACTAaagaactttaataaaaatgattagTTTTTTAACAATATACCCTCATTTTATGTCatcagatcagatgtccgtcggacgtatcttACTTAAACTACCCAGGTTTTACTctggagcacaattttgttCCCCGTGCAGGCCTgtacgtccaagacggcgtctCTTACCGGTCTCTCTGAAACTTTAAAGACCCCAGTTTCTCTacattgtggatactggtggacacaggcatggagaaaattctagtatatcggtcgcacagcggagatttggaatcgaacttctgccgcccctcaCTTCCACCTCTCCTGGGGTCTGACGGGACTCTGGTTCACACCGCAGTAAAGAAAGAAAacttgtttgcttctctatttgcggagtcttcacgtcttgatactggtggcgctatgccTCCTTCTCTACATAGCGTTTGCGAGaagaaaatgtcgaaaattcgaaTCCTACAGGAGGAGGAATATAAGACTGcataatctcgacgtgaacaaggccagtggacaCGACGGAAACCCAGCCGTgattttaaaaacctgtgcgcctgagttgtctacAATCCTAACACGTCCATTTCCTTggagacgggtcaagtgcctgttgcatggaagctggccaacgtgcagcctgtgcgcaaaaaaggtagtcgtatCGACCCTAACGATTACCGACCTATCTCAGTCACGTCCTTTCggcctcaggggtcagtactttcagcaacgctctttttgctgcacatcaacgacctgcttaagcctgGTATCTttggaacacagatccagtctctagctgaatccatggtcgaacggttgaactcgtccttgaagacGGTCttcgattggggtgacgccaacttggtcaagttcaacgctaccaaaacccaggcgtgtctattctctgccaaacggagtcaatttccgctggctccgactttccgaaatgttatcggatcatcttgagcttctgggcgtaactccaTCGCCTACACTAAACCTTCGCTCgccttatatagagtcgaaagcgcatctggctggtaggaagttgggtatcctctggagggtgagacggtacttcacaccgaaacaattgcttgtaccaagcgcaggttcggtcatgtatggagtaccgTTCTCACCTTTGGGCCGGCTCGGCCAGTTCGATGCGCTAGAACACATCGAAAGGCGtcccaagaagctcatcaatgattatgcgcttgtggaggtccggcttcaaagccttgaatacaggcgtaaggttgcaagcctttccgttttttatcggatacatttcggagattGTGCGGGGAAATTACACAACTTGATGCCCCTAGTTCTTTCCaacatcgaaccacaagacaatcggcgaggcgtcaccgtttcatggtggatatcccacccactcgcacgaagcgcttcgcttcaaacttccttgtcgaactgctagggagtggaaatCCTTGCcgaagtctgtgtttcctgatgggtataacctgggtgtcttcaaagcccgagtgaataggttgcttatgggcagacgtgttccatcgtaggccgcgtcatcacttaccaccaggtgagatagcggccaaacgtcgactccttaaatgtaaaaaaaaaattaaaggctatta containing:
- the LOC118263655 gene encoding uncharacterized protein LOC118263655; the encoded protein is MFTTTQPPPPLPHMFDPSRPPPPLPTNATPNKNGAVKRSAERSNEAGPSKAKKADCVKVDGHCENCIQRELRAELYRQELQKLEFEYEYQSYIFEKMSAELLNQLNQAPMFTSVSVFHIHTQCHVHRPDKKRRFHRRKWHQNPRNWHQDARNLHQDARNVHQDARNWHPGPNFQYSSDAYSGAWQ